Sequence from the Equus quagga isolate Etosha38 chromosome 15, UCLA_HA_Equagga_1.0, whole genome shotgun sequence genome:
TGGATTCCGTAACAGATATCAAAGGAGTAAGTTAAAAGATGTTTTTTATTAGTCACTTATTCATCTAATCAAACCCGAGTTCCTACAATGTACCAGATCAAGTTCTTATCTCATATCACTGCTCCAAAAATTGaaatttgtcattgtttttcccTCCACCACCCCAACCTCCACCCTTCGAACCTGTACCCTCTTCCCACGTTAGGAGAATTCCACACTTGAAGAGTCTTGGTAGGAGGCAGAGACCACCTTCCTCcataaaagaaggaaactcaCTTTCCCAAACATTGTTGCAGTTGGACATGTCATGAAGGTCCTCCAGTCAGGAGACTACATGCTGGAGTGTGACTTAAGATGTGGTGGCAGATAGGTGACACGCTGTGCAGAATGCATTTGGCACAGGTGGTGTAAGTGGCAATATGTCACTAATTTCCAGGAGCAGAAGAGACAGCAGTCCTGACTGCAGGGTCCAGTGCCCAGCATCAGGGCAGTCAGTGTTATGAGCAGTGGCATCTGTGcccggcagcagcagcagcagtaattCCTACGAGGGACCTGAGGTTCTAAtacttttccatctctttctacTTATCTATCAATATTAACTTAGGTTTCAATTAGAACAATTCGAATCCATTGTTCACAGCAATAAGTGAGTGAGAAATCCATGTATGGAATAGTTACAGACAGCAAgaattcatagatttttttccagtttaattgagatgtaattgacatagaACGTTTTGTATGTTAGAGGTGTACAACTTGTTGATTCGATACACtcacatattgcaaaatgactaACTTCATAGAGTTAGCTAACTAACACCTGCATCACATCagataattatcatttcttttttgtgtgagaacatttaagaactctcttagcaactcagagattttcttttgctgagctAATAACAACTTCCCAAATCTTTTACCTAGCAGGAAAAGCAACTGCAGGGGAGTGTTACCACATGAAGGGCATAATCTGCTTGCTGCAAGACTAAAGCcaatcatcaagaggcaagatggtggcacaGAAAGGGCATATATTAAGCAACTAGCTAGCAAGTCAGAAGGTGGGGGACTAGTATCCTAAGGCACCATCTTAAGGGGAACACAGAATCTTGAAGTAGGTATATAGGCCAGTGAGTTATAGGGGAGAGGGTTAGGAATGTTAGCCCTCtagtgttacagactgggagtgaccacaccagatctttcagttgtcactgaTGATAGCTATCAGTATAGACTCACTgtccaggggtcatcacattcctaaggaactcaaaagaacaatgTTGTTGacttattgcagctgggaggtacTTACACAAGCAGGAGCCATAAACTTTACAGAGCATGTATAGCTCATGGAAGGTACATATCCAGCTGGGATaattaatcagaggtcattcaaagttaccaGTTTCTTTTCTGCAATACTgtttcccttatgtcaacctggTGTTGAGCTGGTATgagaaggaagacaattcctctaccatttaggtccttctggctggtccaaaaattaaaatgacatgagatagaataacaggagaaatcaAACAAGGTTTATAGCATGCATATATAGGAAAAACCCAGGAAGCctgagtaacttgccagaatggccaaagttgccaccttaaataccatcttcagctaaagacaaacaAGGATGTTGGGGGTAGCAGTTTggggcttcagaggggaggaagacaatttacacggagatggaaatgcaaatgtttgttataCAAGTTTTTGCTGGGTCATGTATAGACAATGTGACCCTAGagatacattttacatttcactACCATTATCTTATGGtattcctggaacaggccttctatcttaaattcttttaggcagttaggggaaaggtcaaagtttctttcagagtgttttgttcttaaaaaataatcaaggtaAAAACGCACGTTTTGTGATGGTCAATTCTGATCCCACAAACAACATATTATCTCCCAGtgtatgtcttgtctttttttcctaggAGAAAATAACATGGATTTAAGACCCCTCCCTATCCTGAACACTCTGATCGTTGGCATCAGTGGTTCCCACTCTGGCTGAGCACTAGGGTTGCTTGTGAGCTTGTTACGAAACACACCGGCCTCTCCCCAGATCCACGATCTCAGAACATTGGGCACGGAGCTCAAGAATCACTTATTTAACAAGCCCTACATCTGAGGCTGCTGGACAGTCATGTGGGAATTGTGGTCTATGTTCACGCTACTAAATGTATGACCTGAAGACCAACAGCATCAGCGCAAAACTGGTTATAAATGCAGAATCTCACATTCTATTCCAGACTGTCTAGATCTTAATGAGATGTCCAAGGGATTCCTGCGCACACTAAAGTCTGAGACTCCCTGGTCTCCATGCCTTCCAGATGATGTGCCAGAACTGTGCAGTCTGCTCTGCGTGTGAGGTCTGATTAGATCACTTAGCACTGGGGGGTCCAGGGTTcagtccttgttcttttttcttcagtgacCTCATCTGTTCTGaaggctttaaatatcatttatatggtGTTACCTCCCAAATGTATTTCTCCAGTTCAGACATTTCTCCTAAATTCTAGACTTGCATATCCAACTGGTAAAACTAACCTTGTTTGCATTTAATAGATGTCTCTTGTTCAGCTTCACAATTTGGATGTCTATGATGCTGCTTTCTCAAATGTGTTTCTTCTCGAGTCCTCTCCATTTCCACTCGAGGCACTCCATATTTCTACTTGCACAGTCTGAAACTTGGGGTGTCCTCCTTGATCCTTTCTCATAACCCAAATTTAATCCATTAGGGGATGCTGTAAAGCCCATCTTCAGCATGTATCCAGAATCCAATCACTTCCTATTATTTTCTCTGCTCGCAGTCCAGACAAAGCAACTAACATCTCTAGCCTGGGACATGGCACTAGTTTCCTACAGTTTTCTCTACTGGTTGCTTGTGTTTCATCTCTTGATTCCGCACAGCACCAGACTGATGCTTCTAAAGAGAAGTCACACCAGATTGATCTTCTGTTCAAATCTGTCTTCTAACTCCACATCTTACTCAGAGAAAAGTCAAAACCTTCCAACATCCTCGAGGACTACATGACCGGGGTGTAATTCAGACTTCATCTCAATTGCTTTCTACTCCAGCcgcactggcctccttgctcttcccaGAACACACACACTCCTGCCCTAACATATTTGTACTGGaggttcctctgcctggaaagaaCTTCCCTCAGATATCTTTATGGACAACCTTCATGTCCTTAAAATCTTTCCTCAAGGTCACTTTCCCAGTGAGGCCCACACTGACCACCGTAGTAAAACAGCCATCTTCTCTGTCCCCACACACTTCTACTCTGGGTCACTTTCCTCAAAGAATTTTGAACTTCTAACAAACATTCCCCTTATTTACTATGCTTATGTCATACAGTCTGCCCCTTACCACTAGAACACATGCTCCATAAGGCTGGtaatttttacctatttttagtTCACTGAGGTTTCCTAGATGCAAAACTAACTTGTCATATATCAGGCACACAATTATCAGTTGAATGAATGGTCAACATAGAGCACCTCCCTATTCTAGAGACAGTACATTTATTAATGTCACCTCAGGTCACACGCTGTTTTGTGGCAGCTACAGCACAACATCCGCTCACACTGACATCAGTGCCACCTGTACTTTTCTCACAAGCGCTGCTCTGCCTACCCTACCTCCCATATTAACCCtcctgcacactcacacacaattaTATTTCTCACGTCAGAAAGGACAATTCTAGGTTAATGGGTCTTATTTTCCAACCAACTGTGAATCTAAAGTAGACTTTACTTTATGAATCCATGAGTTTGGATCAGAACCAGGGCTAGGATGGCTAGAGCTGAGGGCAGAGATGGGCGCAGgctgcagagaagacagaaacccAACAGGAATTCATCTAAGGTGAGAAACTACCAGATCCCTCCTCTCTGCTAATTCCAGAATATGGTTgtttaaaaagagggaaataataggAAGGACAATCCAGGAAACAGCCCTAGAAGGAGGGCAAGAGCTGTATGAGTCCAAAAATTCATGATACCACAGAGTCTCCTGTGTGCAGGGGTCGCCCTGAGCTTTGTGGAGACAATGACAGGCCCAACGACTCCTGCTGGTGTCCGAGATGGGGGACACCCAGAGGAGAATGAGTGGAGCTCGAAACATGAAAGTAAACAGGAATAATCCaaaagaattttgtttgtttctttcgggtcaaagaaacaaaatataaacacataaaagatGGGGGAGGAGGGTCAGACTCGCCTGAGCCTAGGCCGACTAGGCCACGCGAACCTCTCGCTGTCCATGGTCCTGAAGACATGACAACGCTCAGCTGATGTCTGAGCCCTTGTGATTACAGGTCCTGGTGGGGCAAGGTTCTACTGAAGGGACcagaacagaggaggagagagacgaCCCAGCCGAGGAATGACAATATCACAGCCCACGATGCACTGAGTGGACACAGGCCCCGTCCACACTTGGCTCCTCACAGCCTTCTCCTGTCCCCACCTGCAACAGACTCGGCATAGCAAACACATGAATTCTAGAAGGTTCTCAgtgcttccatttatttcctctcccAAACTTTAggaaatttctcctttaattcaaACATCAATCCCTtagacaagaaatagaaaaaaattcatatctGGATTCATATTTTCAATAAGGAAGCAAGTCATTACTACTCATTGCAACATGAAGTTAAGACAAGGATGGAGACAGGCCAGTCTCACTTCTGCTGGAAGAGGAAAGTCGATCAGGAAAAAGAACACAGATCAGTGTGGGGAGGGAGTCATGGTGGACCGGCAGTGGGCTAATCTCCTCCGCTCCTGACCTTATGCTGATAGGAACACAGACAcattcagatgccagttgcagaaagagaagtcaaggattCTTGTGTCACAAGGGGAGGTGTGAATTAATCTTGCATCACTCCATCCCCCACAAGGCAGTTGTCTCAGACTGTGAAAGAAAATAGTTATGAACAAATTCAGGTCAGTCACATAAATGCTGACATTCTCAACAGCCCATCACATGCTCAACATTTCCCAATCAAAGAATTCCCATAATCCCGTCATATCCCCTCTCCTCAATACCCCTCCCACTTTGGGCCTCCATTGTCTTACCTTTGGGATCCATGAGAGATGCATCAGAGCCCTGGGCACTGTCATTGTCTGGGGTAGAACAAAACAGGATGTGGTCAGAGCCCACAGGAGATGAGACTAAAGGAGGAACTATGGGGTGGGTGAGCTCCCCTCATGGGCTCCCTTCTACACTATCCCAAGGGTCTCAGATCAACCCCCATTCAAACTTACCAGTAGCCTGAGCAGAGCTCCTGCTTTTTTCACCTGAGGAAGAAAACAGGGAGAAGACTGGATCATGAGATACTAGAGGAACTCCCTGGTCCTGGACCACAGGAAAGTTTCCAGAAACATGACTGAAGGCCCAGGGCAGGATTgggaaacaagaagaaaggaaatatacgGGGACTAGACCAACTGCCCTCCTGGAGGTCCGTCTTCAGCAGGGAGCTTCCCCTGTAATTTTCGACTCCTGAGAATTAAGTCCCCAGACCAGAATTATCAAGGTGAAAAAAACCTGTCTTTCATTTTCACAAGCGCTTTAGAAAACAGTGTTAGCAATCAGCTCCAGAGTGCAAGTACATGAGTGTGGATGGCGTTTTCCATTAACATGGCAGGGCAAACTTCTACCTGGTGCTTGAAACCTCTCAGTGGGACAAGAAAACTCAGATCACTCACTCCCTTTCCTACCTGAGCACTTCTTCCTCCACATCACAGCTCCAGCTCCAAGGAGAACCAGGCCAGCAACAATGCCCACGATGGGGATGATGAGCTGAGGCGGCggctctgggaagggaagggaagggaaggggaggggctgtgACTTAAGGCTTGAGTCCTGACCTTGCAGAAGGTGTCCAAAAGGGCATCTGTTTTCTCTGAGAAGAGatgtccccccacctccctccttacCCCATCTTAGGGTGAGGGGCTCAGACAGCCCTTCGTGCTGCACATGGCACGTGTatctctgctcctccccagaAGGCACCACCACAGCAGCCCACTTCTGGAAGGTCCCATCCCCTGCAGGCCTGGTCTCCACAAACTCCGTGTCCTGGGTCAGGTCCTCCCCATCACGCTGCCAGGTCAGGGTGATCTCCGCAGGGtagaagcccagggcccagcacctcaGAGTGACCTCATGGTCAGAGATAGGGTGATGGGTCACGTGACTTTTGGGGAGTTCTGAGGAGGAACAATCAGAAATTTCACACTTTCAGTTACCTCCATGAGCCACTAAGGCAGCACTCATGTGCCCATCCCGAGAACAGACAGAACAATTGGTTTGGAAGGAGAAAGCACAAAACTCAGACACTAGCCTGGATCTGGGGATCTAGGACAATGTCCTATTCCTTGGAAAGTTCTAGAATCAGGGTGAGAGGCCAGGGTAGGAGGCTCCAGGTTTCTAAAGAGAAGAACACAGACTTCTGGTCCTGACCTGGGTGGAGGGTGAATGACTCAGCAAAGCTGGATTCGGACCTGCAAAGATGTTCTTAGGGCAAGAACAAGACCCTGAGAAGGTCATGGTTCACAAGATGGCTGCTAGGGTCAAAGGGAACCAGTGACGGGCGATTTCAGGGATGGTCTCCCCTTCTGTTCCTTAAGAAACTGGATTCCTTCACTGTCCACTAGAGACAGGCGTGCCTCTCTCTTTGCCCTCTGTGGGCAAGTCATCACAGAATATGAAAAcctgggtgaattcctctctttccTGAAGGGCAGTATTCTGACACTGATCTCattttcctcccctctctgtggGAAGCCAGCCCCAGCCTGAGGAGAGATCGGGAGGCCCCCCGTCCCCTCGTACCCGCGCGCTGCAGTGTCTCCTTCCCGTTCTCCAGGTATCTGAGGAGCCACTCCACGCACGGGCCCTCCAGGTAGTTCCTGTCGTACTCGGCCTCACCGGCCGCCTCCCACTTGCGCTGGGTGATCTGAGCCGCCGTGTCCGCCGCGGTCCAGGAGTGCAGGTCCTCGTTCAGGGCGATGTAATCGGCGCCGTCGTAAGCATACTGTTTATACCCGCGGAGGAGGCGCCCGTCCGGCCCCACGTGGCAGCCAGACACCTTCTGGAAGGTGTGAGACCCTGACCCCGCCCCCGAGGTCAGTCCCACCCACCTGGCCCCGCCCTGACCGCCAGGTAGCGATTTAACCTAAACTGAAAATGAAACTGCGTAAAGTCCCCGCTGGCTCTTCCCGGGTCGGAGTCCGGGCGGGTCCCAAAGCCTCGGGGTGAATCTCGGACCCGGAGACTCGGGGAGACCCCGTCCCGTCCGTGGGGATGGGGGGTCGCGACCTGGACCCGGGCCCGCGTCGCTCACCTGCCTCACTCTGGTTGTAATAGCCGCGCAGGGTGTTCAGGCCCACTCGGAAATCCTGTTCGTGGCCCTTCATTTTCTGCGTCTCTTCTTCCCAATACTCCGGCCCCGCCTGCTCCACCCACGGCGCCCGCGGCTCCATCCTCGGACTCGCGGCGTCGCTGTCGAACCGCACGAACTGCGTGTCGTCCACGTAGCCGACGGCGATGAAGCGGGGCTCCCCGCGGCCAGGCTGGGACACGGCGGTTTTGTAATATCTCAtggagtgggagcctgggggcggggaggggctgaaACCCGGCCGACTCTCCTCCTGGCGCGGGTCCCCGGGTCCGAGGGTGATCGGGCTAGGAGAGTGGACGGGTGAGGGGGTCGTGAGAGAGAAAGGCGGCGGGAGACCCCAGTGGGTGAGAGGAGGAGGCGGAAGAAGGGAGGGGTCAGGACGGGGCGAGGCAGAGGTGGGGGGTCTGGGCAGGTGTCCGCGGAGACACGCCTTCCCCGGGTGTCCTGCGTCCCAGCCGCGCGGTCCCCTCGCTCCGCCCCCTGCAGAGGCCGTTTTCTGCCGACCCAGCGCTCACCCGCCCAGGTCTGGGTCAGGGTCCCTGAGAGCAGCAAGAGGAAAGTTGGCGGCATCGTGACCCTCATTCTGGGGGTTTGGGCAGAATCTGAGTCCTGGCGGGTCCTGGAGACTTTATAACCCAGAACCGCGGAGACGCTGATTGGCCTCTGTAGAAACCGGACACCCAATGGGAGTGAGAACTGGGGCCGCGTCATGAGTCTCCAGGCAGGATAACCTGACAGGCTGTGAGAGGGAGAAGTGCAACTCACGGAGACAGAGACTCCCCAACACTGGGCTTCCCCGCCCCAGACTCTGCCCTCGGACCTGGGACCCTGAGAGCCACGTCTGGGGACCTGGGACTTtgccctgacccctctcctcctgcaccgAGAGTTCTTTGTCACACTGTCTCCCTGAGTCCTCGCCCAGGGGCGGTTTGTGTCAGCGATTGTCAAGCATGTTGGTTTCAGGATATCTATGTAGTCTTACACGAGGACCCCACTGTGTTGGTTATATCGATCAATATTTACTTTGATaggaataaaagttttttaaaagtttttttatcaatttgtttagaataatattaataacCCATCGCAAGTTGACAGAAATAatgcttttatgaaaaataaccattTCCCCAAATAAACAAGGCAGTGAGAAGAGTGGatctttttgcattttacatttttgcaagtctctttcttgtctgtcttgttagaagacagctggattttcACATTTGTTCTGCATTTAATCTGttattttggttgaagtatataaAAAATGCAGCCTTACACAAATATGCAggagtaatatttttaataactttcagATAATTGTGAATATTCAACTTTAATATAAAACTACACAAGTAGTGGTTTCTCAATGGTTATTTGCAAAGTGGAACCTGAGAcaatattattgaatatttactattttgttacattaaaatccacagATTTCTTTTGTCTATTGAATGGCATTTGCAgtaatgtatgattttttttttgaggaaggttagccttgagctaacatctgctgccaatcatcctctttttgctgaggaagactggccctgagctaatatctgtgccatgtagtgccatgtccacacgtgggatccgaaccgacaaaccctgggccgccgaagcggaatgtgcgcacttaaccgctgcacgaccaggccggcccctgtatgattttttaaagtaatattgtGTTTCACTAGTTCTATACATCTTCTTATGTTGATACATTAACTGTCAGTTGATTTTCTTGAAGGGAGAAGCTTATGTTTATTTTGAGAAAGCATATACTAATTAACCAAATCTAAATAATCATAGTTTCTAtcactcattctttcaagtaGAATTAGTACTAAAGAGGCTAGCTCAACTCACACGACTTATTTTCCTTGGGACACAGTTCTTTGGAATGTAGCAGAAGGGCTTTATGTGTACTTCCCATGTCACCCtgtaagctatttttaaaatgtagatttaagGATAATTATTTGGTTAAGATAATAATTTTTAACGCTTCAATCAGGACGTTTTAAAGTAtaagtatttttttgttgttttttgttttttctgcaagTAAGTGATGGTGAAGGTAAGTACTATTGCAGTTTGGTACCATGGCCTCCGTTCTTGGTAAGTTTTAcctcagtgcaaatgtcaacatagTGAGAAGGCAAATGATGTctagaaatattatgaaaatagttttgacctcatgaATCCTGTGGAAGGGTCTCTGTGACTTCAGCGgttccacagaccacactttgagaactgctattCTGAATAAACCAGGGAGTCTCCCAAGTGGTCCGCACTTTTGCCTCTTCTTCATTTCCCAGAATGCCTCTCTCTGAGTTTGGACTCCCTGCCTTCCAAAACTTAGCTTAGAGCATTGCCCTGGTCACCTCTTCACCTCCTGGAAATTGATGCCAGAGAGTGTCCTCAGTCTACGAAGAGAGGTGGAGGGACAGGTATTTCCCTTTGGAACTGGGACCAGTTTGAGCCTGAAGGCACTGGACCCACTGATGACCTATTTTGATTTTGCTATACACCAGCTTACTGTGTATTCATATCTCAGACAGAAATCTGACATATCTCTAAGAGAAATAATATTGGCCCTTTCATTTTACATGGGGCTGATGCATCTGATTTGAGGCCCGTAAAGTATGAAGAGCAGTACTGTGAAAGAGAATGTTCTGTGTTGAAGGAAttgttctatatctgcactgtccatTACGGTAGCcagtagctacatgtggctattgagcacttgaaatgtgggtATTGTGCTGAgcagttgaatttttaattttatttacttcaagtttaaatgtccatatgtggctagtagctactgtATTTCACAGTGCATATCTAGAATGTTCTTAGTTTTCAGTCTCCTCCTGCCAAAAAGATATTGGGTGACTCATAGGTTGATGTACATTAAAATGATTCTCATATGGAAGTCATGATTTTGTCCATGTGGGTCTTAGACACATCCTTAAACTATAGCATGAACAAGAAGTctaattaatatgtattttaacagTTGGAGTATACAGACATTAACCAAAACATGATTTATCACCTTAAGGTCATAAGTGTTCGAAAATGCCCATCACTGGAGTTAATAGATGACTATGTACATTCNNNNNNNNNNNNNNNNNNNNNNNNNNNNNNNNNNNNNNNNNNNNNNNNNNNNNNNNNNNNNNNNNNNNNNNNNNNNNNNNNNNNNNNNNNNNNNNNNNNNNNNNNNNNNNNNNNNNNNNNNNNNNNNNNNNNNNNNNNNNNNNNNNNNNNNNNNNNNNNNNNNNNNNNNNNNNNNNNNNNNNNNNNNNNNNNNNNNNNNNNNNNNNNNNNNNNNNNNNNNNNNNNNNNNNNNNNNNNNNNNNNNNNNNNNNNNNNNNNNNNNNNNNNNNNNNNNNNNNNNNNNNNNNNNNNNNNNNNNNNNNNNNNNNNNNNNNNNNNNNNNNNNNNNNNNNNNNNNNNNNNNNNNNNNNNNNNNNNNNNNNNNNNNNNNNNNNNNNNNNNNNNNNNNNNNNNNNNNNNNNNNNNNNNNNNNNNNNNNNNNNNNNNNNNNNNNNNNNNNNNNNNNNNNNNNNNNNNNNNNNNNNNNNNNNNNNNNNNNNNNNNNNNNNNNNNNNNNNNNNNNNNNNNNNNNNNNNNNNNNNNNNNNNNNNNNNNNNNNNNNNNNNNNNNNNNNNNNNNNNNNNNNNNNNNNNNNNNNNNNNNNNNNNNNNNNNNNNNNNNNNNNNNNNNNNNNNNNNNNNNNNNNNNNNNNNNNNNNNNNNNNNNNNNNNNNNNNNNNNNNNNNNNNNNNNNNNNNNNNNNNNNNNNNNNNNNNNNNNNNNNNNNNNNNNNNNNNNNNNNNNNNNNNNNNNNNNNNNNNNNNNNNNNNNNNNNNNNNNNNNNNNNNNNNNNNNNNNNNNNNNNNNNNNNNNNNNNNNNNNNNNNNNNNNNNNNNNNNNNNNNNNNNNNNNNNNNNNNNNNNNNNNNNNNNNNNNNNNNNNNNNNNNNNNNNNNNNNNNNNNNNNNNNNNNNNNNNNNNNNNNNNNNNNNNNNNNNNNNNNNNNNNNNNNNNNNNNNNNNNNNNNNNNNNNNNNNNNNNNNNNNNNNNNNNNNNNNNNNNNNNNNNNNNNNNNNNNNNNNNNNNNNNNNNNNNNNNNNNNNNNNNNNNNNNNNNNNNNNNNNNNNNNNNNNNNNNNNNNNNNNNNNNNNNNNNNNNNNNNNNNNNNNNNNNNNNNNNNNNNNNNNNNNNNNNNNNNNNNNNNNNNNNNNNNNNNNNNNNNNNNNNNNNNNNNNNNNNNNNNNNNNNNNNNNN
This genomic interval carries:
- the LOC124226952 gene encoding saoe class I histocompatibility antigen, A alpha chain-like, with the protein product MRVTMPPTFLLLLSGTLTQTWAGSHSMRYYKTAVSQPGRGEPRFIAVGYVDDTQFVRFDSDAASPRMEPRAPWVEQAGPEYWEEETQKMKGHEQDFRVGLNTLRGYYNQSEAGSHTFQKVSGCHVGPDGRLLRGYKQYAYDGADYIALNEDLHSWTAADTAAQITQRKWEAAGEAEYDRNYLEGPCVEWLLRYLENGKETLQRAELPKSHVTHHPISDHEVTLRCWALGFYPAEITLTWQRDGEDLTQDTEFVETRPAGDGTFQKWAAVVVPSGEEQRYTCHVQHEGLSEPLTLRWEPPPQLIIPIVGIVAGLVLLGAGAVMWRKKCSGEKSRSSAQATDNDSAQGSDASLMDPKV